The Sphingobium sp. BYY-5 genome contains a region encoding:
- a CDS encoding N-acetyltransferase — MADRQDVSHILPLDSQPDEAIEHLLDAAFGTDRHGRTAYRIRQGMPWLPALSFAVVDDAGALIGSLQSWPVALTQADGCQIPLIMVGPVAVAPAHQQGGHGRAMMDAVIAAAREQRTEPLMMIGDPEYYGRFWGFTDEGTSGWDAPGPFEKRRLLALSVDGRPVGGVGILAPRIAVAA; from the coding sequence ATGGCGGATCGGCAAGACGTGTCTCACATTCTTCCCCTGGATAGTCAGCCTGACGAAGCAATCGAGCATCTGCTCGACGCCGCTTTCGGCACCGACCGTCATGGCCGCACCGCCTATCGCATCCGTCAGGGAATGCCCTGGCTCCCTGCCCTGTCCTTCGCCGTGGTGGATGATGCGGGCGCGCTTATCGGATCGCTGCAAAGCTGGCCGGTGGCGCTGACCCAGGCCGATGGTTGCCAGATCCCGCTCATCATGGTCGGCCCGGTCGCGGTCGCCCCCGCGCACCAGCAGGGGGGGCATGGCCGCGCGATGATGGATGCCGTCATCGCCGCCGCGCGGGAACAGCGCACCGAACCGCTGATGATGATCGGCGATCCCGAATATTATGGCCGCTTCTGGGGCTTTACCGACGAAGGCACGAGCGGCTGGGACGCGCCCGGCCCTTTTGAGAAGCGCCGGCTGCTGGCGCTGTCGGTCGATGGCCGGCCGGTCGGCGGCGTGGGAATCTTGGCGCCGCGGATCGCCGTCGCCGCCTGA
- a CDS encoding CcdB family protein — translation MARFGVYRLPDDSLVLDCQSDHVDHLGTRLVVPLLSPGDLPAALPSLHPCFDIDGKRLMMATHLAGAVHSRLMKRPVTMLHHQQDAIMRALDILLTGF, via the coding sequence ATGGCACGGTTCGGTGTGTATCGCCTCCCGGATGATAGCCTTGTGCTCGATTGCCAAAGCGATCATGTCGATCATCTGGGCACCCGTCTGGTCGTGCCTTTGTTATCGCCCGGCGATCTGCCTGCCGCCCTGCCGTCGCTGCATCCCTGCTTCGACATAGATGGCAAGCGGCTGATGATGGCCACGCACTTGGCTGGCGCGGTGCATTCGCGGTTGATGAAACGGCCCGTTACAATGCTGCACCATCAGCAGGACGCCATCATGCGTGCGCTCGACATCCTTCTGACGGGCTTCTGA
- a CDS encoding LysR substrate-binding domain-containing protein → MSILPPLSAIRVFEAAARLENFTAAAQELGMTQAAVSYQVKLLEERLGLSLFQRVGRKVVLTDKGREIAPVLTRAFDQMRQGFAALTQDHSAVLTISCTNSFAHLWLAPRIGAFQMRHPHLAVRIQAEDSVVDLARDGVDMAIRGGKGEWPGLEAKLLTHNRLVPMCSPGWLAAYGPIADAQALHAMPRLSPDDIWWHEWFAAMGVEADPADGPPGIALDSQVMEGRAAIAGQGIAILNHFLWKAEVEAGLLVEAVPSYVREVASYWIVYPPHARNTPKVKAFRDWLSAEFAAAITADPEGRYLPR, encoded by the coding sequence ATGTCCATCTTGCCGCCCCTGTCCGCCATCCGCGTCTTTGAAGCTGCCGCGCGGCTGGAAAACTTCACCGCCGCCGCGCAGGAACTGGGTATGACCCAGGCGGCGGTCAGTTATCAGGTGAAGCTATTGGAAGAACGGCTTGGCCTCAGTCTGTTCCAACGTGTCGGGCGCAAAGTGGTGCTGACCGACAAGGGACGGGAGATCGCGCCCGTCCTGACCCGCGCCTTCGACCAGATGCGGCAAGGCTTCGCCGCCCTGACACAGGATCATTCGGCGGTGCTGACGATCAGTTGCACCAACAGCTTCGCCCATCTCTGGCTGGCGCCCCGGATCGGCGCGTTCCAGATGCGGCATCCGCACCTTGCCGTCCGCATCCAGGCCGAGGATTCGGTGGTCGACCTCGCCCGCGACGGGGTGGACATGGCGATCCGTGGCGGCAAGGGCGAATGGCCGGGGCTGGAGGCGAAGCTGCTGACCCATAATCGCCTTGTCCCGATGTGCAGTCCCGGCTGGTTGGCGGCATATGGCCCGATTGCGGATGCGCAGGCGCTCCATGCCATGCCACGGCTGTCGCCGGACGACATATGGTGGCATGAATGGTTTGCGGCGATGGGCGTGGAGGCCGATCCTGCGGACGGACCTCCCGGCATCGCGCTCGACAGCCAGGTGATGGAAGGACGCGCCGCCATCGCGGGGCAGGGGATCGCCATCCTCAACCATTTCCTGTGGAAGGCGGAGGTCGAGGCCGGTCTGCTGGTCGAAGCCGTGCCTTCCTATGTCCGCGAAGTGGCGAGCTATTGGATCGTCTATCCGCCCCATGCCCGCAACACACCCAAGGTAAAGGCGTTCCGCGACTGGCTCAGCGCGGAATTTGCTGCAGCGATCACGGCCGATCCGGAGGGACGCTACTTGCCGCGTTGA
- a CDS encoding EAL domain-containing protein: protein MESMSVRNWPVKKTSGEPPCEGDGAHPELVVGIDQWLAALPQAAGILSYKDDNLSVVSGNGHFFNAVRRYQGRVGSDGQGADGWRERITDFIQSDSQSINFEMRRDGKLGPEYFMCTLGRLPMDEDDAHHVLLTVTDRTTERAIEKNLRRELLSDGLTALPNRTGFGEEIDDRLKNNMWPDQAQFGIIAIDLSRFSRVNESLGPMAGDELLITVAKRLKSCLRQGDVLARIGGNDFAIFARLNNGLSDSLHIVQRIREALSSPIRLSGLQIRVDCAIGCALSISLQEDPDDVVRKAQAAVKIAKRSGKVEIYRNGVLKEAQRRFSIESRLREALAQGGLTLAYQPLIHLQTGEITGFEALARWDDEELGKVSPVEFIAVAEESGLITSLGRWAAYEAAQALSRWDAKFGQPLPVGVNVNLSPIQMARDDVASMFEEALRYSGIAGSRLTAELTESAIVADPDKARKLLFALKDLQMPIAMDDFGTGFSNLASLHSLPIDILKIDRSFVSTMLEDHDKAVIVRTILSLAESLNLRVTAEGIETQDLAHALQQMGCWQGQGYYFAKPMGEADAFDYWRARWNFETV from the coding sequence ATGGAATCCATGTCCGTGCGCAACTGGCCGGTCAAAAAGACCAGTGGTGAGCCTCCGTGCGAGGGCGATGGCGCACATCCCGAACTGGTGGTGGGGATCGATCAATGGCTGGCGGCTTTGCCGCAGGCGGCCGGTATATTATCCTATAAAGACGATAATTTATCTGTCGTTTCTGGCAACGGTCACTTTTTCAACGCGGTTCGACGTTATCAGGGACGTGTCGGCAGTGACGGGCAGGGCGCTGATGGATGGAGGGAACGCATCACCGACTTCATCCAGTCCGACAGCCAATCCATCAACTTCGAGATGCGGCGGGACGGCAAGCTGGGGCCGGAATATTTCATGTGCACGCTTGGGCGTCTCCCGATGGACGAAGATGATGCGCATCATGTCCTGCTGACGGTGACGGACCGGACGACCGAGCGGGCGATCGAGAAGAATCTGCGTCGGGAACTTCTGTCCGACGGGCTGACCGCCTTGCCCAACCGGACGGGCTTCGGCGAGGAGATCGACGATCGGCTCAAGAATAATATGTGGCCGGATCAGGCCCAGTTCGGGATCATCGCCATCGACCTGAGCCGTTTCAGCCGGGTGAACGAATCGCTGGGACCGATGGCGGGCGACGAACTGCTCATCACGGTCGCCAAGCGGTTGAAATCCTGCCTGCGTCAGGGGGATGTGCTTGCCCGGATCGGCGGCAATGATTTTGCCATTTTTGCACGTCTTAACAATGGATTATCTGACTCTCTTCATATCGTTCAGCGGATCAGGGAGGCGCTGAGTTCACCCATCCGGCTGAGCGGTCTGCAAATCAGGGTGGACTGCGCGATCGGCTGCGCCCTGTCGATCAGCCTGCAGGAAGATCCCGACGATGTGGTCCGCAAGGCGCAGGCGGCGGTCAAGATCGCCAAGCGCAGCGGCAAGGTGGAAATCTATCGCAACGGCGTGCTCAAGGAAGCGCAACGCCGCTTCTCGATCGAGAGCCGCTTGCGCGAGGCCTTGGCCCAGGGCGGGCTGACGCTGGCCTATCAGCCGCTCATCCATCTCCAGACCGGGGAAATTACCGGGTTCGAGGCGCTGGCCCGCTGGGATGACGAGGAACTGGGCAAGGTGTCGCCGGTCGAGTTCATCGCCGTCGCGGAGGAAAGCGGCCTCATCACCTCGCTTGGCCGTTGGGCGGCCTATGAAGCGGCGCAGGCGCTATCGCGCTGGGACGCAAAATTCGGCCAGCCGCTGCCCGTGGGCGTTAACGTCAACCTTTCGCCGATCCAGATGGCGCGCGACGATGTGGCGTCGATGTTCGAGGAAGCGCTGCGCTATTCCGGTATCGCGGGCAGCCGCTTGACCGCCGAACTGACGGAAAGCGCGATCGTCGCCGATCCGGACAAGGCGCGCAAATTGCTGTTCGCGCTCAAGGATTTGCAGATGCCGATCGCGATGGACGATTTCGGCACCGGCTTCTCCAATCTCGCCAGCCTGCACAGCCTGCCGATCGACATATTGAAGATCGACCGTAGTTTCGTGTCCACGATGCTGGAGGATCATGACAAGGCGGTGATCGTCCGCACCATATTGTCGCTGGCCGAATCGCTGAACCTTCGGGTGACGGCCGAAGGTATCGAGACCCAGGATCTGGCCCATGCGCTCCAGCAGATGGGGTGCTGGCAGGGGCAAGGCTATTATTTCGCCAAGCCGATGGGCGAGGCCGATGCCTTCGATTATTGGCGCGCGCGCTGGAATTTCGAGACGGTCTGA
- a CDS encoding type II toxin-antitoxin system CcdA family antitoxin — MQRIDVTKQERVGIRKPTNLSLDADLVADARDLGINLSRACEDALRKEIAAERARRWQEENKEAIAAWNIWAENNELPLDKYRQF; from the coding sequence ATGCAGAGGATCGATGTGACGAAGCAGGAACGGGTCGGGATACGCAAGCCGACGAACCTGTCGCTTGATGCTGACCTTGTCGCGGATGCGCGTGATCTGGGTATCAACCTGTCCCGTGCGTGCGAAGACGCGCTCCGGAAAGAAATCGCCGCCGAACGCGCGCGACGCTGGCAGGAGGAGAATAAGGAAGCGATCGCCGCTTGGAACATTTGGGCCGAAAATAACGAATTGCCTCTCGATAAATATCGGCAGTTCTGA
- a CDS encoding dihydroneopterin aldolase translates to MHTGFDDFLTLEVNNLHVDVLTGIYSEETHLPQPLRISIRARLRIADHYEPVTPLAQSKNYMDLKHAASTALPEGVHFTLIEAVADHIIDTIFLQDDKVSHVEVKIVKLALSERGEEIGITLGRGRK, encoded by the coding sequence ATGCACACTGGATTTGATGATTTTCTGACGCTGGAGGTCAACAACCTGCACGTCGATGTTCTGACCGGCATCTATTCGGAGGAGACGCATCTCCCCCAGCCGTTGCGCATTTCCATCCGCGCGCGCCTGCGAATCGCCGATCATTACGAGCCGGTGACGCCGCTTGCCCAGTCCAAAAACTACATGGACCTGAAGCACGCCGCATCCACCGCGTTGCCCGAAGGCGTGCATTTCACCCTGATCGAAGCGGTGGCCGACCATATCATCGACACCATATTCCTTCAGGACGACAAGGTCAGCCATGTCGAGGTGAAGATCGTCAAGCTGGCGCTGAGCGAGCGGGGCGAGGAGATCGGCATCACCCTGGGGCGCGGGCGGAAATAA
- a CDS encoding EVE domain-containing protein translates to MNYWLMKSEPDVFSYDDLVEKGKAEWDGVRNHAAQGHMKAMRKGDFALFYHSNIGVEAVGIMTIVEEAAPDSTDETGKWIAVHVGPYEKLEKPVTLKAMKADSALADMVMLRQSRLSVSPLTKVQFDHIVAMSKA, encoded by the coding sequence ATGAACTATTGGCTGATGAAATCGGAACCCGACGTCTTTTCCTATGACGACCTGGTCGAAAAGGGGAAGGCCGAATGGGACGGCGTGCGCAACCATGCGGCGCAGGGACATATGAAGGCAATGCGCAAGGGCGACTTTGCCCTCTTCTATCACAGCAATATTGGGGTGGAGGCGGTCGGCATCATGACGATCGTCGAGGAAGCCGCGCCCGACAGCACGGATGAGACCGGCAAGTGGATCGCCGTCCATGTCGGACCATATGAAAAGCTGGAAAAGCCGGTGACGCTCAAGGCGATGAAGGCCGATTCGGCGCTGGCGGACATGGTGATGTTGCGCCAGTCGCGGCTTTCCGTCTCGCCGCTGACCAAGGTGCAGTTCGATCATATCGTCGCCATGTCAAAGGCTTGA
- a CDS encoding DUF1285 domain-containing protein — protein sequence MPMEPLPDLSTLSLADIARLLAEKRLPPVEKWNPDHCGDSEMRIARDGTWFHQGSPIGRETMVRLFSSILRREPDGSHVLVTPVEKLDIAVEDAPFVAVELKTEGEGRDRTLIFRLNSGDLVTAGPDNAIALRETPDGPHPYLHVRGGLEALVTRSVYYELMNLALDESEARVGLWSNGAFFPLDGGQ from the coding sequence ATGCCGATGGAGCCATTGCCCGACCTGTCCACCCTCTCGCTGGCCGACATAGCCCGCCTTCTGGCGGAAAAGCGCCTGCCGCCGGTCGAGAAATGGAATCCCGACCATTGCGGCGACAGCGAGATGCGGATCGCCCGCGACGGCACTTGGTTCCACCAGGGATCGCCGATCGGCCGCGAGACGATGGTGCGCCTTTTCTCCAGCATATTGCGGCGCGAGCCGGACGGCAGCCACGTCCTCGTCACCCCGGTCGAGAAGCTCGACATCGCGGTGGAGGACGCCCCCTTCGTTGCCGTCGAACTCAAGACCGAGGGCGAAGGCCGCGACCGCACGCTCATTTTCCGCCTCAACAGCGGCGACCTGGTGACGGCGGGACCGGACAATGCGATCGCCCTGCGTGAGACGCCGGACGGCCCACATCCCTATCTGCATGTGCGCGGCGGGCTGGAGGCGCTGGTCACGCGCAGCGTCTATTATGAGTTGATGAACCTGGCTCTGGACGAAAGCGAAGCCCGTGTGGGCCTGTGGAGCAACGGCGCCTTCTTCCCGCTGGATGGCGGGCAATGA
- the parC gene encoding DNA topoisomerase IV subunit A, whose protein sequence is MTDFRDPFDAIKDHPFDEALSQRYLVYALSTITARSLPDLRDGLKPVHRRLLWAMRLLRMEPGGANPDVLVANPARNTTAYKKCARVVGDVIGKYHPHGDASVYDAMVRLAQDFSLRTPLVDGQGNFGNIDGDNAAAMRYTEARLTQAAADLMAGLDEGTVDFRPTYNGEDEEPEVFPGLFPNLLANGATGIAVGMATSIPPHNVAELIDAAGLLIENPDADHAALMEIVKGPDFPTGGVLVDNPSIMAEAYATGRGAFRTRARWHKEDGGRGTWVAVVTEIPYQVQKSKLIEQIAALINDRKLPILADVRDESDTEIRIVIEPRARTVDEQVLMDSLFRMTDLENRFPLNLNVLDATHTPRVLGLKPLLIEWLKHQIDVLVRRAQHRIDKIAARLELLDGYIIAYLNLDRVIEIIRTEDEPKEVMMAEFALNDRQVEAILNMRLRSLRKLEEMELRREHAELLKEKDELEKLVESPARQRTRLKKDLAALRTRYGPETDLGRRRSLVEEAAPAREIPLEAMIEREPITVILSERGWIRAMSGHRDLAAADTLKFKEGDGPQFAFHAYTTDKLLLATSTGRVFTLASDKLPGGRGFGDPVRSLVDMDNEGAIVALMPTKAGGELLLASSDGRGFLAAVGDVIAETRKGKQVVNIRTGARLSVVHPVAPEADSVAVIGENRKLLVFSIGEIPKMARGQGVQLQRYRDGGLSDAIAFRLADGLSWTMGGDSGRVRTESDMSPWKVARGAAGRMPPTGFPRDNRF, encoded by the coding sequence ATGACCGATTTTCGCGACCCGTTCGACGCTATCAAGGATCACCCGTTCGACGAAGCGCTCTCGCAGCGCTATCTCGTTTATGCGCTGTCCACCATCACCGCGCGGTCGTTGCCGGATTTGCGGGATGGCTTGAAGCCGGTGCATCGCCGCCTGCTCTGGGCGATGCGGTTGTTGCGGATGGAGCCGGGCGGCGCCAATCCTGACGTGCTGGTCGCCAATCCGGCGCGCAACACCACGGCCTACAAGAAATGCGCGCGCGTCGTCGGCGACGTCATCGGCAAATATCACCCCCATGGCGATGCGTCGGTCTATGATGCGATGGTGCGCCTGGCGCAGGATTTCTCGTTGCGCACGCCGCTGGTCGACGGACAGGGCAATTTCGGCAATATCGACGGCGATAATGCGGCGGCCATGCGCTATACCGAGGCGCGGCTGACCCAGGCGGCAGCCGATCTGATGGCGGGCCTGGACGAAGGCACGGTCGATTTCCGCCCCACCTACAACGGTGAGGATGAAGAGCCGGAGGTTTTCCCCGGCCTCTTCCCCAACCTGCTGGCCAATGGCGCCACCGGCATCGCGGTCGGCATGGCGACCAGCATCCCGCCGCACAATGTCGCCGAACTGATCGACGCCGCCGGCCTGCTGATCGAAAACCCCGATGCCGATCATGCCGCGCTGATGGAAATCGTGAAGGGACCGGATTTCCCGACGGGCGGCGTATTGGTCGACAACCCCTCGATCATGGCCGAAGCCTATGCCACCGGGCGCGGCGCGTTCCGCACGCGGGCGCGCTGGCACAAGGAGGATGGCGGGCGCGGCACCTGGGTCGCGGTCGTCACCGAAATTCCCTATCAGGTCCAGAAATCCAAGCTGATCGAGCAGATCGCGGCGCTCATCAACGACAGGAAGCTGCCGATCCTGGCGGATGTGCGCGACGAATCCGATACGGAGATCCGCATCGTCATCGAACCGCGCGCACGCACGGTGGATGAGCAGGTGTTGATGGACAGTCTGTTCCGGATGACCGATCTGGAAAATCGCTTTCCGCTGAATCTGAACGTCCTCGACGCCACGCATACGCCGCGCGTGCTGGGTTTGAAGCCGCTGCTGATCGAATGGCTCAAGCATCAGATCGACGTGCTGGTGCGTCGTGCGCAGCATCGGATCGACAAGATCGCGGCGCGGCTGGAACTGCTCGACGGCTATATCATCGCCTATCTCAACCTCGACCGGGTGATCGAGATCATCCGCACCGAGGATGAGCCAAAAGAGGTGATGATGGCCGAATTTGCCCTCAACGACCGGCAGGTCGAGGCGATCCTCAACATGCGTCTGCGCAGCTTGCGCAAGCTGGAGGAGATGGAACTGCGGCGCGAACATGCAGAGCTGCTCAAGGAAAAGGACGAACTGGAAAAGCTGGTCGAAAGCCCGGCCCGCCAGCGCACCCGTCTGAAAAAGGATCTGGCGGCGCTGCGCACGCGCTATGGGCCGGAGACCGATCTGGGCCGTCGCCGGTCGCTGGTGGAGGAAGCCGCGCCCGCGCGCGAAATCCCGTTGGAGGCGATGATCGAGCGTGAGCCGATCACGGTGATCCTGTCCGAACGCGGCTGGATCAGGGCGATGAGCGGGCATCGCGATCTGGCGGCTGCCGATACATTGAAATTCAAGGAAGGCGACGGCCCCCAGTTTGCCTTCCACGCCTATACGACAGACAAATTGCTGCTGGCGACCTCCACCGGTCGCGTCTTCACCCTGGCGTCGGACAAGCTGCCGGGCGGGCGCGGTTTCGGCGATCCCGTGCGTTCGCTGGTCGACATGGACAATGAAGGCGCGATCGTGGCGCTGATGCCCACCAAGGCTGGTGGCGAATTGCTGCTGGCGTCATCCGACGGGCGCGGTTTCCTTGCGGCGGTGGGCGATGTCATTGCGGAAACGCGCAAGGGCAAGCAGGTGGTCAATATCCGCACCGGCGCGCGGCTCAGCGTCGTCCATCCGGTCGCGCCGGAAGCGGACAGTGTTGCGGTGATCGGTGAAAATCGGAAGCTGCTGGTCTTTTCGATCGGTGAAATACCGAAAATGGCGCGCGGGCAGGGGGTACAGTTACAGCGTTATCGTGACGGCGGTCTGTCCGATGCGATCGCGTTCCGCCTAGCGGACGGTCTGAGCTGGACCATGGGCGGCGATTCGGGGCGCGTTCGAACCGAATCGGACATGAGCCCCTGGAAAGTCGCACGCGGGGCGGCTGGGCGAATGCCGCCGACGGGCTTCCCGCGCGATAACCGCTTTTGA
- a CDS encoding CCA tRNA nucleotidyltransferase — MTVLLPDADWRHRPGLNSLLAALDAAQGKARFVGGAVRDGLLGLPVNDLDIATSLDPHDVVDRLKAAGIKAVPTGIDHGTITAVLPHGPVEITTLRRDVNTDGRRATIAYTDDWREDAARRDFTINALYADPLTGEISDYFGGLADLEAHRLRFIGDASARIAEDHLRILRYFRFLARYGDNELDSKAYDACVTAANSLMALSRERIADEMLKLLGVAAPVHALRLMIEGGILLPVLPEVAMDGIDRVERLITREAESGIAPSALRRFAALLPSDPLLADQVGARLKLSKKARKRLVVALESGVEGEPPRALAYRVGMEGTVDRLLLDSAQPISMLAPLDGWTPPVLPISGGALIARGLEPGPDVAKALQDVEKLWVAEDFPDAARVAELADQTVSKFQRARQ, encoded by the coding sequence ATGACCGTCTTGCTGCCTGACGCCGACTGGCGCCATCGTCCCGGACTGAATAGCCTGCTCGCCGCCCTTGATGCAGCACAGGGCAAGGCCCGCTTCGTCGGCGGGGCGGTGCGCGACGGGCTGCTCGGCCTGCCCGTCAACGATCTCGATATCGCGACCAGCCTTGACCCGCATGACGTGGTCGATCGGTTGAAGGCCGCGGGGATCAAGGCGGTGCCGACCGGCATCGACCATGGCACCATCACGGCCGTCCTGCCCCACGGCCCGGTGGAGATCACCACACTGCGCCGCGACGTGAACACCGACGGCCGGCGCGCCACCATCGCCTATACCGATGACTGGCGCGAGGATGCCGCCCGGCGCGACTTCACCATCAATGCCCTCTATGCCGATCCGCTGACCGGCGAGATCAGCGATTATTTCGGCGGCCTCGCCGATCTGGAAGCCCACCGGCTGCGCTTCATCGGCGACGCATCAGCCCGCATTGCCGAAGATCATCTGCGCATCCTGCGCTATTTCCGTTTCCTGGCGCGCTATGGCGACAACGAACTGGACAGCAAGGCCTATGATGCGTGCGTCACCGCCGCCAACAGCCTGATGGCGCTGTCACGCGAGCGGATCGCCGACGAGATGCTCAAGCTGCTGGGCGTAGCCGCGCCTGTCCATGCGCTACGCTTGATGATCGAGGGGGGCATATTGCTGCCGGTTCTGCCCGAAGTGGCGATGGACGGGATCGATCGGGTCGAACGCCTCATCACGCGCGAAGCGGAAAGCGGCATCGCGCCCTCCGCTTTACGCCGCTTCGCCGCGCTGCTGCCTTCCGACCCATTGCTCGCCGATCAGGTCGGCGCCAGGCTCAAACTCTCCAAAAAGGCGCGCAAGCGGCTGGTCGTTGCACTGGAGTCCGGCGTCGAGGGCGAGCCGCCGCGGGCGTTGGCCTATCGCGTGGGCATGGAGGGCACGGTCGACCGGCTACTGCTCGATTCGGCCCAACCCATCTCGATGCTCGCCCCTCTCGACGGCTGGACCCCACCCGTCTTGCCCATCAGCGGCGGCGCGCTGATCGCGCGCGGCCTGGAACCTGGCCCCGATGTCGCCAAGGCGTTGCAGGACGTGGAGAAACTCTGGGTTGCGGAAGATTTCCCCGATGCGGCGCGCGTCGCGGAACTGGCCGATCAGACCGTCTCGAAATTCCAGCGCGCGCGCCAATAA
- a CDS encoding CoA pyrophosphatase, whose translation MTLAERLRAALDEGHRREALSLSDTRDPQIEGDIALAPAAVLVAITDRPEPGLILTERSTALRKHAGQIAFPGGRVDEGDADEIAGALREAQEEIALPPAQVQVIGTTDRYHTFTGFDIVPVLGVIPPDLPLRAQEGEVANWFELPLAYALDPANRAKREVEFAGAMRHYYEIIWQERRIWGITAAILANLSRRLGHDRLAA comes from the coding sequence ATGACCCTGGCGGAGCGGCTGCGCGCCGCGCTCGACGAAGGTCATCGCCGGGAAGCCCTGTCCCTTTCGGATACACGCGATCCACAGATAGAGGGCGACATCGCGCTGGCGCCCGCCGCCGTGCTGGTCGCGATCACCGACCGGCCGGAACCGGGCCTGATCCTTACCGAACGCTCCACGGCCCTGCGCAAACATGCGGGCCAGATCGCCTTTCCGGGCGGCCGGGTGGATGAAGGCGATGCCGACGAGATTGCCGGCGCGCTGCGCGAGGCGCAGGAGGAAATCGCCCTGCCGCCTGCTCAGGTGCAGGTGATCGGCACGACCGACCGCTATCACACATTCACCGGCTTCGACATCGTGCCTGTGCTGGGCGTCATTCCGCCGGACCTGCCGCTGCGCGCGCAGGAGGGGGAGGTCGCCAACTGGTTCGAACTGCCGCTCGCCTACGCGCTCGATCCCGCCAACAGGGCGAAGCGTGAAGTCGAGTTCGCCGGCGCCATGCGTCATTATTATGAGATAATCTGGCAGGAGCGCCGCATCTGGGGCATCACCGCCGCCATTCTCGCCAATCTTTCCCGAAGGCTGGGCCATGACCGTCTTGCTGCCTGA
- a CDS encoding 2-oxoglutarate and iron-dependent oxygenase domain-containing protein, whose protein sequence is MSQSVLEQVPVLSMAEMPKADFARAFGESFQRFGFAMVRDHGMDQALVDQGWTLARSFFDLPEDVKQRYNAKVNGGQRGYTAFGTEIAKGASENDLKEFWHVGRDLPAGDPLAETMPPNMWPDEMPEFEPVFARLYREFDRVGAKLLSAIALYLGLPERWFDGPVENGNSILRLLHYPPVSPQAPGIRAGAHEDINLITLLLGAEEGGLELKDRDGNWLPVVPPPGALAINVGDMLQRLTNHVLPSTSHRVINPPPERRGHSRYSMPFFLHLRPDFIIDALPQCVTEENPRREAPISAHDYLTERLIEIGLIKKG, encoded by the coding sequence GTGTCGCAATCGGTGCTGGAGCAGGTGCCTGTCCTGTCGATGGCGGAGATGCCCAAGGCGGATTTCGCCAGGGCCTTCGGCGAATCCTTCCAACGCTTCGGCTTCGCCATGGTGCGCGACCATGGCATGGACCAGGCGCTGGTCGATCAAGGCTGGACGCTGGCCCGTAGTTTCTTCGACCTGCCCGAAGATGTGAAGCAGCGCTACAACGCCAAGGTGAATGGCGGCCAGCGCGGTTACACCGCCTTCGGCACCGAAATCGCCAAGGGCGCGAGCGAGAATGACCTGAAGGAATTCTGGCATGTGGGTCGCGATCTGCCGGCGGGCGATCCCCTCGCCGAAACCATGCCGCCCAATATGTGGCCCGACGAAATGCCGGAGTTCGAGCCGGTCTTCGCCAGGCTCTATCGTGAGTTCGATCGAGTCGGCGCGAAATTGCTGTCAGCGATCGCCCTCTATCTCGGCCTGCCCGAACGCTGGTTCGACGGCCCGGTCGAGAATGGCAATTCCATCCTCCGCCTGCTCCACTATCCGCCCGTGTCGCCCCAGGCGCCCGGAATCCGAGCCGGCGCGCATGAGGATATCAACCTCATCACGCTGCTATTGGGCGCGGAAGAAGGCGGGCTGGAGTTGAAGGACCGCGATGGAAACTGGCTGCCGGTCGTCCCGCCGCCGGGCGCGCTGGCGATCAATGTCGGCGATATGCTGCAACGGCTGACCAACCATGTGCTGCCGTCGACCAGCCATCGCGTGATCAACCCGCCGCCGGAGCGGCGCGGCCATTCGCGCTATTCCATGCCCTTTTTCCTGCACTTGCGCCCGGATTTCATCATCGATGCGCTACCCCAATGTGTGACCGAAGAGAATCCGCGCCGGGAAGCGCCGATCAGCGCCCATGACTATCTGACCGAGCGACTGATCGAGATCGGGCTAATCAAGAAGGGGTGA